From Pseudoleptotrichia goodfellowii, a single genomic window includes:
- a CDS encoding epoxyqueuosine reductase QueH, which produces MLDEKDIKDAKDILSRMNPNQKINYHTILTKLISDWKSRELRPKILLHSCCAPCSTYTLEFMTQYADVTILFANSNIHLEAEYRKRALVQKEFIEEFNKRTGNNVGFIEDEYKPVDFFRKVRGLEREKEGGARCTVCFQMRLDIVARRAQELGYDYFGSALTLSPKKNSELINNIGLEVQEIFDVKYLPSDFKKNNGYSRSVEICKEYDVYRQCYCGCVFAAMDQGIKFEKNEI; this is translated from the coding sequence TTGTTAGACGAAAAGGATATAAAAGATGCAAAAGATATTTTAAGCAGAATGAATCCCAATCAAAAAATAAACTATCACACAATATTGACAAAGCTCATTTCCGACTGGAAAAGCAGAGAATTAAGACCTAAAATACTGCTGCACAGCTGTTGTGCTCCGTGCAGTACTTATACTCTCGAGTTTATGACTCAATATGCCGATGTAACTATATTGTTTGCAAATTCCAATATTCACCTCGAAGCCGAGTACAGAAAACGGGCATTAGTTCAAAAAGAATTTATCGAGGAATTTAATAAAAGAACAGGCAATAACGTGGGCTTTATAGAAGATGAATATAAGCCTGTGGATTTTTTCAGGAAAGTAAGAGGACTGGAAAGAGAAAAAGAAGGCGGAGCGAGATGTACAGTGTGTTTTCAAATGCGGCTTGATATTGTTGCACGAAGAGCTCAGGAACTGGGGTATGATTATTTCGGAAGTGCTTTGACATTGAGTCCGAAAAAAAACAGTGAACTTATTAATAATATCGGACTTGAAGTTCAGGAGATTTTTGATGTGAAATATTTGCCGTCGGATTTCAAGAAAAATAACGGTTACAGCCGTTCTGTAGAGATATGCAAAGAATACGATGTTTATAGACAGTGCTATTGCGGATGTGTGTTCGCTGCAATGGATCAGGGGATAAAGTTTGAAAAAAATGAAATATAG
- a CDS encoding pyridoxal phosphate-dependent aminotransferase produces MEFSNRILSMQYSPIRKLVPYADAAKKEGVRVYELHIGQPDVQTPDTFFDGLNNYKEKIVKYANSAGLAELIDSFSKSYISSGMNILPGEILITNGGSEAIQITLQTICNPGDEVLVPEPYYSNYDSFLKSAGAVLVPIKTTIENNYHLPEKEEIVKLITPKTKAIMFSNPSNPTGIVFTNKEMEMIKEISLEHNLYIITDEVYRQFIYDDDIEYKSFMTVPEVSDRTILIDSISKHYSACGARIGVVASKNKEFIAQALKLCQARLAVSTIEQFASTNLINTLDTYIDNVKLEYKVRRDLMYNHLKEMPGVISFKPDSAFYIFAELPVDDIEKFVVWLLTEYRYKNQTLMFAPGPGFYSEEGKGMKEARFSFCTHNLTEIENGMKVLKKALEEYKNVKK; encoded by the coding sequence ATGGAATTTTCAAACAGAATTTTGAGTATGCAATACTCACCGATAAGAAAACTTGTACCTTATGCAGATGCAGCTAAAAAAGAAGGAGTAAGAGTGTATGAACTTCACATAGGGCAACCTGATGTTCAGACTCCGGATACATTTTTTGACGGATTGAACAACTATAAGGAAAAAATTGTAAAATATGCAAATTCTGCAGGATTAGCCGAACTTATAGATTCGTTTTCAAAATCATATATAAGTTCAGGAATGAATATTTTACCGGGAGAAATCCTTATAACTAACGGAGGAAGTGAAGCTATTCAGATAACACTCCAGACTATATGTAATCCTGGAGATGAAGTTTTGGTTCCTGAGCCTTATTATTCAAACTATGACAGTTTTTTAAAATCTGCAGGAGCAGTTTTGGTACCTATAAAAACTACTATTGAAAATAATTATCACTTGCCTGAAAAAGAAGAAATAGTAAAACTCATAACTCCGAAAACTAAGGCGATTATGTTTTCCAATCCGAGCAATCCTACAGGGATAGTTTTTACAAATAAAGAAATGGAAATGATTAAAGAAATTTCTCTGGAGCATAATTTATATATAATTACTGATGAAGTTTACAGACAGTTTATATATGATGACGATATAGAGTATAAATCATTTATGACAGTGCCTGAAGTCAGTGACAGAACTATATTGATAGACAGTATTTCCAAACATTACAGTGCATGTGGAGCAAGAATAGGGGTAGTCGCTTCAAAAAATAAAGAATTTATCGCACAGGCCCTTAAATTATGTCAGGCAAGGCTTGCTGTTTCGACAATCGAACAGTTTGCAAGTACAAATCTGATAAATACTCTAGATACGTACATTGACAATGTTAAACTTGAGTATAAAGTAAGAAGAGATTTGATGTATAATCACTTGAAAGAAATGCCGGGAGTTATTTCCTTTAAACCTGACAGTGCTTTTTACATATTTGCGGAACTTCCTGTAGACGACATCGAAAAATTTGTAGTTTGGCTTTTGACAGAATACAGATATAAAAATCAGACATTGATGTTTGCACCGGGACCGGGATTTTACTCTGAAGAAGGAAAAGGAATGAAAGAAGCAAGATTTTCTTTCTGCACTCACAATCTGACAGAAATAGAAAATGGAATGAAAGTATTGAAAAAAGCTTTAGAAGAGTATAAAAACGTTAAAAAATAA
- a CDS encoding N-acetylmuramoyl-L-alanine amidase — protein MANVSYSQNKDMSKDIQRPPAVKKTTEVISNDAGKITLDREYNSKGQNFRERFIIVHYTALDRNRSLEVLTTQEVSAHFLISDEEKDPVYALVDENRRAWHAGVSEWKTSKNLNDSSLGIEIVNPGYIKENEFVPYKDFQIKELAVLIKYLSEKYQIPATNILGHSDIAPQRKQDPGPLMPWKKLYTDYNIGMWYDDAVKESFKNQYIQTFYALPVSEVQKELKKFGYSIEITNQWDKQTQNVIRAFQHHFRPELFDGKMDLETYSILKALNEKYK, from the coding sequence TTGGCAAACGTAAGTTATTCACAAAATAAAGATATGTCCAAAGATATTCAGAGACCTCCTGCAGTAAAAAAGACTACAGAAGTTATAAGTAACGATGCGGGAAAAATAACTCTGGACAGAGAATATAATTCAAAAGGACAGAATTTCAGAGAAAGATTTATAATAGTTCATTATACGGCATTGGACAGAAACCGTTCGTTGGAAGTTTTGACTACTCAGGAAGTCAGTGCCCATTTTTTAATATCCGATGAGGAAAAAGATCCTGTTTATGCTTTAGTTGATGAGAACCGAAGAGCATGGCATGCCGGAGTAAGTGAATGGAAAACTTCAAAGAATCTGAATGACAGTTCTTTAGGAATAGAAATAGTAAATCCCGGATATATAAAAGAAAATGAGTTCGTTCCTTATAAAGATTTTCAGATTAAAGAACTTGCGGTGTTGATAAAATATTTATCGGAAAAATATCAGATTCCTGCGACAAATATTTTAGGACATTCGGACATCGCTCCTCAGAGAAAGCAGGATCCGGGACCGCTTATGCCTTGGAAAAAACTTTATACCGATTACAATATAGGAATGTGGTATGATGATGCTGTAAAAGAATCCTTTAAAAATCAGTATATACAGACTTTTTATGCTTTACCTGTGTCGGAAGTCCAAAAAGAACTTAAAAAATTCGGATATTCTATTGAGATAACAAATCAGTGGGATAAACAGACACAAAATGTAATAAGAGCTTTCCAACATCATTTCAGACCTGAATTATTTGACGGAAAAATGGATTTGGAAACTTATTCGATATTAAAAGCATTAAACGAAAAATATAAATAG